From the genome of Streptomyces sp. NBC_01260, one region includes:
- the purF gene encoding amidophosphoribosyltransferase has translation MPRGDGRLNHDLLPGEKGPQDACGVFGVWAPGEEVAKLTYFGLYALQHRGQESAGIAVSNGSQILVFKDMGLVSQVFDETSLGSLQGHIAVGHARYSTTGASVWENAQPTFRATAHGSIALGHNGNLVNTAQLAEMVADLPRKDGRATQVAATNDTDLVTALLAGQTDDEGKPLTIEEAATKVLPETKGAFSLVFMDEHTLYAARDPQGIRPLVLGRLERGWVVASESAALDICGASFVREIEPGELIAIDENGLRTSRFAEAKPKGCVFEYVYLARPDTDIAGRNVYLSRVEMGRKLAAEAPVEADLVIATPESGTPAAIGYAEASGIPFGAGLVKNAYVGRTFIQPSQTIRQLGIRLKLNPLKEVIKGKRLVVVDDSIVRGNTQRALVRMLREAGAAEIHIRISSPPVKWPCFFGIDFATRAELIANGMSVDEIATSMGADSLSYISLDAMIEATTIDKPNLCRACFDGEYPMELPDPELLGKQLLETELAAGPAATAAADALRRP, from the coding sequence GTGCCTCGTGGTGATGGACGACTCAACCACGACCTGCTCCCCGGAGAGAAAGGCCCCCAGGACGCTTGCGGCGTCTTCGGTGTCTGGGCTCCGGGCGAAGAGGTCGCCAAGCTCACCTATTTCGGACTGTATGCCCTGCAGCACCGTGGACAGGAGTCCGCGGGCATCGCAGTGAGCAACGGGTCCCAGATCCTGGTCTTCAAGGACATGGGACTGGTCTCGCAGGTCTTCGACGAAACTTCTCTGGGATCGCTCCAGGGCCATATCGCGGTCGGTCATGCCCGCTACTCCACCACCGGTGCCTCGGTGTGGGAGAACGCGCAGCCGACGTTCCGTGCGACCGCGCACGGCTCGATCGCCCTGGGTCACAACGGCAACCTGGTCAATACGGCTCAGCTCGCCGAGATGGTCGCCGACCTCCCGCGCAAGGACGGTCGCGCCACCCAGGTCGCCGCGACCAACGACACCGATCTGGTGACCGCGCTGCTCGCCGGCCAGACCGATGACGAGGGCAAGCCGCTCACCATCGAGGAAGCCGCCACCAAGGTGCTCCCCGAGACGAAGGGCGCCTTCTCCCTCGTCTTCATGGATGAGCACACCCTCTACGCCGCCCGCGACCCGCAGGGCATCCGCCCGCTGGTGCTCGGCCGGCTGGAGCGCGGCTGGGTGGTGGCCTCCGAGTCCGCCGCCCTCGACATCTGCGGCGCCAGTTTCGTCCGCGAGATCGAGCCCGGCGAGCTGATCGCCATCGACGAGAACGGCCTGCGCACCTCCCGGTTCGCGGAAGCGAAGCCCAAGGGCTGTGTCTTCGAGTACGTCTACCTGGCCCGCCCCGACACCGATATCGCCGGGCGCAACGTCTACCTCTCCCGCGTGGAGATGGGCCGCAAGCTGGCCGCCGAGGCCCCGGTCGAGGCCGATCTGGTCATAGCGACGCCGGAGTCCGGCACCCCCGCCGCCATCGGTTACGCGGAGGCCAGCGGAATCCCGTTCGGCGCCGGACTGGTCAAGAACGCCTACGTCGGCCGGACCTTCATCCAGCCGTCCCAGACCATCCGGCAGCTGGGTATCCGGCTCAAGCTGAACCCGCTCAAGGAAGTCATCAAGGGCAAGCGCCTGGTGGTCGTCGACGACTCGATCGTCCGCGGCAACACCCAGCGCGCGCTGGTCCGGATGCTCCGCGAGGCGGGCGCCGCCGAGATCCACATCCGGATCTCGTCCCCGCCGGTGAAGTGGCCCTGCTTCTTCGGCATCGACTTCGCGACCCGCGCCGAGCTGATCGCCAACGGCATGTCCGTCGACGAGATCGCCACGTCGATGGGGGCCGACTCGCTCTCGTACATCTCGCTCGACGCGATGATCGAGGCGACGACGATCGACAAGCCGAATCTCTGCCGCGCCTGCTTCGACGGCGAGTACCCGATGGAGCTTCCGGACCCGGAGCTGCTCGGCAAGCAGCTGCTGGAGACCGAGCTGGCGGCAGGCCCTGCGGCGACCGCCGCGGCCGACGCGCTGCGCCGTCCGTGA
- a CDS encoding maleylpyruvate isomerase family mycothiol-dependent enzyme: MPPSQKRARRYDPIRTRTAVLAQFAHVRAAVGALTTQQLEGPSGLGDWTVRELAVHLAMALSHVSRNLELPEPALAKPDVTLLEWPFSTAGRAGRIADDTSALAAGHPDVNALYGEVADRFESLVAGASEDRLLPTRAGAMRLGDFLVTRTVELVVHTYDLNEAAGLDIPYDRQALAACTRLLADALAEKAPGGSVEVRVPPFAVVQCVQGPKHTRGTPPNVVETDPVTWLRLATGRTEWAQALDEAKVSASGERADLAGLLPLMG, translated from the coding sequence ATGCCGCCGTCCCAGAAGCGCGCCCGCCGCTACGACCCGATCAGGACCCGCACCGCGGTCCTGGCACAGTTCGCCCATGTCCGCGCAGCCGTCGGCGCCCTGACGACCCAGCAGCTGGAAGGGCCGAGCGGCCTCGGCGACTGGACGGTGCGTGAGCTGGCCGTCCACCTGGCCATGGCGCTCTCACACGTCAGCCGGAACCTGGAGCTCCCCGAGCCGGCCCTCGCCAAGCCCGATGTCACGCTCCTGGAGTGGCCGTTCTCGACCGCCGGGCGGGCCGGACGGATCGCGGACGACACGTCGGCGCTCGCCGCCGGACACCCGGATGTGAACGCGCTGTACGGGGAGGTCGCCGACCGCTTCGAGTCGCTCGTGGCCGGCGCCTCCGAGGACCGGCTGCTGCCCACCCGGGCCGGCGCGATGCGGCTCGGCGACTTCCTGGTCACCCGGACCGTGGAGCTCGTCGTCCACACGTACGATCTCAACGAGGCGGCCGGGCTCGACATCCCGTACGACCGTCAGGCGCTCGCCGCCTGTACCCGGCTGCTCGCCGACGCGCTGGCGGAGAAGGCGCCGGGCGGCTCGGTCGAGGTCAGGGTTCCACCGTTCGCCGTCGTCCAGTGCGTCCAGGGCCCGAAGCACACCCGGGGCACCCCGCCCAATGTCGTCGAGACCGATCCGGTCACCTGGTTGCGACTGGCGACCGGGCGAACCGAGTGGGCACAGGCGCTCGACGAGGCGAAGGTCAGCGCCAGCGGCGAGCGGGCGGACCTCGCCGGGCTGCTTCCCTTGATGGGCTGA
- a CDS encoding TetR/AcrR family transcriptional regulator, producing MTEGLSLRERKKIQTRRRLLSEATKLFTERGFDQVSVAEIAEAADVSKMTVFNYFDSKEDLVFAPMEEHIGDVAQVVRDREPGESAVAAVRRHFLTAIENRDASVGMSDSPVALGLLQLIQQTPTLLTRAHAFFVLSFDQLTDVLVDEGEEPAIARIVAAQLIGTRNALITENHRRLLAGEPVEEIAADAVVIAGRGFDLLEKGLGDYATRAQGEI from the coding sequence ATGACCGAGGGGCTGAGCCTGCGTGAGCGCAAGAAGATCCAGACGCGACGCCGTCTGCTGAGCGAGGCCACGAAGCTCTTCACCGAGCGAGGCTTCGACCAGGTCTCGGTAGCGGAGATCGCCGAAGCGGCCGACGTGTCGAAGATGACGGTCTTCAACTACTTCGACAGCAAAGAGGACCTGGTCTTCGCCCCGATGGAGGAACACATCGGGGATGTCGCTCAGGTGGTCCGGGACCGGGAGCCCGGTGAGTCCGCGGTGGCCGCCGTGCGCCGCCACTTCCTGACCGCCATCGAGAACCGGGACGCCTCGGTGGGTATGAGCGATTCGCCGGTGGCACTCGGACTCCTTCAGCTGATCCAGCAGACGCCCACGCTGCTCACCCGGGCCCATGCCTTCTTCGTGCTCTCCTTCGACCAGCTGACCGATGTTCTGGTCGATGAGGGCGAGGAGCCGGCCATCGCGCGCATCGTGGCCGCTCAGCTCATCGGCACCCGCAACGCCCTGATCACGGAGAACCACCGACGGCTGCTGGCGGGGGAGCCGGTCGAGGAGATCGCCGCGGACGCCGTGGTGATCGCCGGGCGCGGGTTCGACCTGCTCGAAAAGGGCCTGGGCGACTACGCGACCCGGGCCCAGGGCGAGATCTGA
- a CDS encoding M23 family metallopeptidase — translation MSVRKAVMVLYRVCWIAFFVMVLISLFPRPPFPYWLTWVPAAAAVALALTTGRRGRAAAADPRPAVEVEPPVTGRWTALNSPADKVPSHGVHAYGQTYAIDIVAEPGAESEAEPKAGSEGEPVPVRPKFRSLWPVARRNHHFPAFGAPLLAVADGTVVHASHGSRDHLSRNSIPALVYLMLIEASVRDVRGAGAIVGNHIVLDLGDGMYAMYAHLRHGSLRVREGEKVRAGQPLAECGNSGNSTEPHVHFQLMDDPDLDVAVGIPFTWRGIGVPANGEAFTAGATAHGSPAGEPGGAQTS, via the coding sequence ATGTCCGTCCGTAAAGCTGTCATGGTGCTGTACCGGGTCTGCTGGATCGCCTTCTTCGTGATGGTGCTCATCAGCCTCTTTCCCCGGCCGCCGTTCCCGTACTGGCTGACCTGGGTTCCGGCGGCCGCCGCGGTCGCCCTCGCTCTGACGACGGGCCGCAGGGGCCGGGCAGCGGCGGCGGACCCGCGGCCCGCGGTGGAGGTCGAGCCACCGGTGACGGGGCGCTGGACGGCTCTGAACAGCCCGGCGGACAAGGTGCCCAGCCACGGGGTGCACGCCTACGGGCAGACGTACGCGATCGACATCGTGGCGGAGCCCGGGGCCGAGTCGGAGGCCGAGCCGAAGGCCGGGTCCGAGGGCGAGCCTGTGCCGGTCCGTCCGAAGTTCCGCAGCCTGTGGCCCGTCGCCCGGCGCAACCACCACTTCCCGGCCTTCGGGGCTCCGCTCCTCGCGGTGGCCGACGGCACGGTGGTGCACGCCTCGCACGGCAGTCGCGACCACCTCAGCCGCAACTCCATCCCCGCGCTCGTCTACTTGATGCTGATCGAGGCTTCCGTGCGGGACGTGCGCGGTGCGGGCGCCATCGTCGGGAACCACATCGTGCTGGACCTGGGTGACGGCATGTATGCCATGTACGCCCATCTGCGGCACGGCTCGCTCCGGGTGCGCGAGGGGGAGAAGGTCCGGGCCGGGCAGCCTCTCGCCGAGTGCGGAAACTCCGGGAATTCCACCGAACCGCATGTGCATTTCCAGCTGATGGACGATCCGGACCTGGATGTGGCAGTCGGAATTCCGTTCACCTGGCGGGGGATAGGCGTTCCGGCGAACGGCGAGGCATTCACGGCCGGCGCAACCGCACACGGAAGTCCGGCCGGGGAGCCGGGAGGGGCTCAGACCTCCTGA
- a CDS encoding ArsR/SmtB family transcription factor, whose amino-acid sequence MELEERVSELERRLEALVGDHPDAPRPTGADFWALEGLKQQLSGAGVADGGVLYTGAVRLPTGERYEWQYGALTEQLLEGGEAGDPGEPGADWSDAAESFAALGHPVRLRLLREILGGRRTAAELAALDETGTTGQIYHHLRQLTGAGWLHTTGRGRYEVPGVRVVPLLVVLTAARS is encoded by the coding sequence ATGGAACTGGAGGAACGTGTCTCGGAGCTGGAGCGGCGGCTTGAGGCGCTCGTGGGTGACCACCCGGATGCCCCGCGCCCGACGGGGGCCGACTTCTGGGCCCTGGAGGGGCTGAAGCAACAGCTCTCCGGGGCCGGGGTCGCCGATGGCGGTGTGCTGTACACGGGCGCGGTGCGGCTGCCGACGGGCGAGCGGTACGAGTGGCAGTACGGCGCGCTCACGGAACAGCTGCTGGAGGGCGGAGAGGCGGGAGATCCCGGGGAGCCGGGCGCCGACTGGTCGGATGCCGCCGAGTCGTTCGCCGCGCTCGGGCATCCGGTGCGGCTGCGGTTGCTGCGGGAGATCCTCGGCGGCCGGCGCACGGCCGCGGAGCTCGCCGCGCTCGACGAGACCGGCACGACGGGGCAGATCTACCACCACCTGCGTCAACTGACCGGTGCGGGCTGGCTGCACACGACGGGGCGGGGGCGGTACGAGGTCCCCGGCGTCCGGGTGGTGCCGCTGCTGGTGGTCCTCACGGCGGCCAGATCCTGA
- the purL gene encoding phosphoribosylformylglycinamidine synthase subunit PurL: MSLDTVKHAAETPDTEQPWKELGLKEDEYAKVREILGRRPTGAELAMYSVMWSEHCSYKSSKVHLKQFGEKVPDNDAMLVGIGENAGVVDVGQGYAVTFKVESHNHPSYIEPYQGAATGVGGIVRDILAMGARPVAVVDPLRFGAADHPDTKRVLPGVVAGIGGYGNCLGLPNIGGEVVFDACYQGNPLVNAGCIGVMKHEDIHLAQASGPGNKVILYGARTGGDGIGGVSVLASETFESTGPAKRPAVQVGDPFQEKLLIECTLEIFKEKLVAGIQDLGGAGLSCATSELASAGSGGMRVELDTVPLRDSSLSPEEILMSESQERMCAIVEPQHVDRFLEICEKWDVIATVIGEVTEGSQLEIFWHGEQIVDVPPRSVAHEGPTYHRPFARPSWQDALQADDAGKLARPANGAELREQVLRLVSSPNQASKSWITDQYDRFVQGNTVLAMPEDAGMVRIDEESNLGVAMATDGNGRYAKLDPYTGAQLALAESYRNVAASGAKPLAISDCLNFGSPEDPDVMWQFAEATRGLADGCLELGTPVTGGNVSLYNQTGETAIHPTPVVAVLGVIDDVTRRTPVAFKEEGQLLYLLGDTHEEFGGSAWSEVVHSHLGGMPPKVDLGREKLLGEILISASRDGMIDAAHDLSDGGLIQAVTESCLRGGKGARLVVPDGLDVFTFLFSESAGRAIVSIPRSEELRFNDMCGARGLPVARIGVVDGEEIEIQGEFSIPLSELRTAHEGTIPALLA; this comes from the coding sequence ATGAGCCTGGACACGGTCAAGCACGCGGCCGAAACCCCGGACACCGAGCAGCCCTGGAAGGAACTCGGCCTCAAGGAGGACGAGTACGCCAAGGTCCGCGAGATCCTGGGCCGCCGTCCCACCGGCGCCGAGCTCGCCATGTACTCCGTGATGTGGTCCGAGCACTGCTCCTACAAGAGCAGCAAGGTCCACCTCAAGCAGTTCGGCGAGAAGGTCCCCGACAACGACGCGATGCTCGTCGGCATCGGCGAGAACGCCGGTGTGGTCGACGTCGGCCAGGGTTACGCGGTCACCTTCAAGGTCGAGTCGCACAACCACCCCTCGTACATCGAGCCCTACCAGGGCGCGGCCACCGGCGTCGGCGGCATCGTCCGCGACATCCTCGCGATGGGCGCGCGGCCGGTCGCGGTCGTCGACCCGCTGCGTTTCGGCGCGGCCGACCACCCCGACACCAAGCGCGTCCTGCCGGGCGTCGTCGCGGGCATCGGCGGTTACGGCAACTGCCTGGGCCTGCCGAACATCGGCGGCGAGGTCGTCTTCGACGCCTGCTACCAGGGCAACCCGCTCGTCAACGCCGGCTGCATCGGTGTGATGAAGCACGAGGACATCCACCTGGCACAGGCCTCCGGCCCCGGCAACAAGGTGATCCTGTACGGCGCCCGCACCGGCGGCGACGGCATCGGCGGCGTCTCCGTGCTGGCCTCGGAGACCTTCGAGTCGACCGGTCCGGCCAAGCGCCCGGCCGTCCAGGTCGGCGACCCGTTCCAGGAGAAGCTCCTCATCGAGTGCACCCTGGAGATCTTCAAGGAGAAGCTCGTCGCGGGTATCCAGGACCTCGGCGGCGCCGGGCTCTCCTGTGCCACCTCCGAGCTGGCCTCGGCCGGTTCGGGCGGTATGCGCGTCGAGCTGGACACCGTGCCGCTGCGCGACTCCTCCCTCTCGCCCGAGGAAATCCTCATGAGCGAGTCGCAGGAGCGCATGTGCGCGATCGTCGAGCCGCAGCACGTGGACCGCTTCCTGGAGATCTGCGAGAAGTGGGACGTCATCGCCACCGTCATCGGTGAGGTGACCGAGGGCTCGCAGCTGGAGATCTTCTGGCACGGCGAGCAGATCGTGGACGTGCCGCCGCGGTCCGTCGCCCACGAGGGCCCGACCTACCACCGCCCGTTCGCCCGCCCGTCCTGGCAGGACGCGCTCCAGGCCGACGACGCCGGCAAGCTGGCCCGTCCGGCCAACGGCGCCGAGCTGCGCGAGCAGGTCCTGCGCCTGGTCTCGTCCCCGAACCAGGCCTCCAAGTCCTGGATCACGGACCAGTACGACCGCTTCGTGCAGGGCAACACCGTGCTCGCGATGCCCGAGGACGCCGGCATGGTCCGCATCGACGAGGAGTCCAACCTCGGCGTGGCCATGGCGACCGACGGCAACGGCCGGTACGCGAAGCTCGACCCGTACACCGGCGCGCAGCTCGCGCTGGCGGAGTCGTACCGCAACGTCGCCGCCTCCGGCGCCAAGCCGCTCGCGATTTCGGACTGCCTGAACTTCGGTTCGCCCGAGGACCCGGACGTCATGTGGCAGTTCGCCGAGGCCACCCGTGGTCTGGCGGACGGCTGCCTGGAGCTGGGCACCCCGGTCACCGGCGGCAATGTGTCGCTGTACAACCAGACCGGTGAGACGGCGATCCACCCGACGCCGGTCGTGGCCGTGCTCGGCGTGATCGACGACGTCACCCGGCGCACGCCGGTCGCCTTCAAGGAAGAGGGCCAGCTCCTCTACCTGCTCGGCGACACGCACGAGGAGTTCGGCGGCTCGGCCTGGTCCGAGGTCGTCCACAGCCACCTCGGCGGTATGCCGCCCAAGGTCGACCTGGGCCGCGAGAAGCTGCTCGGCGAGATCCTGATCTCGGCCTCCCGCGACGGCATGATCGACGCGGCGCACGACCTGTCCGACGGCGGTCTGATCCAGGCGGTCACCGAGTCCTGCCTGCGCGGCGGCAAGGGTGCCCGGCTGGTCGTGCCGGACGGACTGGACGTGTTCACCTTCCTGTTCTCCGAGTCGGCGGGACGCGCGATCGTCTCGATCCCGCGCAGCGAGGAGCTCCGCTTCAACGACATGTGCGGGGCGCGGGGTCTGCCCGTGGCCCGTATCGGTGTCGTGGACGGCGAGGAGATCGAGATCCAGGGCGAGTTCAGCATCCCGCTGAGCGAGCTGCGTACGGCGCACGAGGGGACGATCCCCGCACTGCTCGCGTAG
- the purQ gene encoding phosphoribosylformylglycinamidine synthase subunit PurQ — protein sequence MTARIGVVTFPGTLDDQDSLRAVRVAGAEPVSLWHRDKDLHQVDAVILAGGFSYGDYLRAGAISRFSPVMETVIEQAKAGMPVLGICNGFQILTEAHLLPGAMLRNNHLHFICRDQKLRVENAGTAWTSDYSEGQEISVPLKNMDGRYTADEHTLDELEAEGRVAFRYVDVNPNGSLRDIAGISNAAGNVVGLMPHPEHAVEPLIGTGRTDGLGFFTSIIKKLVNA from the coding sequence GTGACTGCTCGTATCGGAGTCGTCACCTTTCCGGGCACCCTCGACGACCAGGACAGCCTGCGGGCCGTACGCGTGGCGGGCGCCGAGCCCGTTTCGCTGTGGCACCGCGACAAGGATCTGCACCAGGTCGACGCGGTCATCCTGGCGGGCGGTTTCTCCTACGGCGACTATCTGCGGGCCGGAGCCATCTCCCGCTTCTCGCCGGTCATGGAGACCGTGATCGAGCAGGCGAAGGCGGGCATGCCGGTCCTCGGCATCTGCAACGGCTTCCAGATCCTGACCGAGGCACATCTGCTGCCCGGGGCGATGCTGCGCAACAACCACCTGCACTTCATCTGCCGCGACCAGAAGCTGCGCGTCGAGAACGCGGGCACCGCCTGGACCTCGGACTACTCCGAGGGCCAGGAGATCTCCGTTCCCCTCAAGAACATGGACGGCCGCTACACCGCCGACGAGCACACGCTCGACGAGCTGGAGGCCGAGGGCCGCGTCGCGTTCCGCTACGTGGACGTCAACCCCAACGGCTCGCTGCGCGACATCGCCGGCATCTCCAACGCCGCGGGCAACGTCGTCGGTCTGATGCCGCACCCCGAGCACGCCGTCGAGCCGCTGATCGGCACCGGTCGTACCGACGGTCTCGGCTTCTTCACCTCGATCATCAAGAAGCTGGTCAACGCATGA
- the purS gene encoding phosphoribosylformylglycinamidine synthase subunit PurS, with amino-acid sequence MPVARVVVDVMLKPEILDPQGQAVQRALPRLGFEGIADVRQGKRFELEIEGPVDEAALTRIHEMAETFLANTVIEDFTVKVEKAEESK; translated from the coding sequence GTGCCAGTGGCACGCGTCGTAGTCGACGTCATGCTCAAGCCCGAGATCCTCGACCCGCAGGGACAGGCTGTGCAGCGTGCGCTGCCCCGTCTCGGCTTCGAGGGAATCGCGGACGTACGTCAGGGAAAGCGTTTCGAGCTGGAGATCGAGGGGCCGGTCGACGAGGCCGCCCTCACCCGTATTCACGAGATGGCCGAGACGTTCCTCGCCAACACCGTCATCGAGGACTTCACCGTGAAGGTGGAGAAGGCCGAGGAGTCGAAGTGA
- a CDS encoding histone-like nucleoid-structuring protein Lsr2: MAQRVVVTLSDDIDGGAAAETVTFALDGKSYEIDLNPSNAKKLRKALAPYMAAGRKQTNASKHGKTPVSYRHTSLAPDPAAVRAWARSHRMEVPARGRIPKKVYEAFQEAS, translated from the coding sequence GTGGCTCAGCGCGTAGTGGTCACACTCTCCGACGACATCGACGGGGGAGCGGCAGCGGAAACGGTCACCTTCGCGCTGGACGGGAAGTCGTACGAGATCGACCTCAATCCGTCCAATGCAAAGAAACTGCGCAAGGCCCTGGCCCCGTACATGGCGGCCGGCCGAAAGCAGACAAATGCCAGCAAGCATGGCAAGACTCCCGTCTCCTACCGGCACACCTCACTCGCGCCCGACCCGGCGGCAGTGCGCGCCTGGGCCCGCTCGCACCGGATGGAGGTGCCGGCCCGCGGCCGGATTCCCAAGAAGGTCTACGAGGCGTTCCAAGAAGCCAGTTGA
- a CDS encoding ABC transporter ATP-binding protein gives MTPDEFPHECVIEADGVRRSYAGGFEAVTGVTFSVARGELFALLGTNGAGKTSTVELLEGLARPDGGTVRVLGHDPFEERAAVRPRIGVMLQEGGFPSDLTTTETVRMWAGCTSGARPTGEALDLVGLGHRARVRVKQLSGGERRRLDLALALLGRPEVLFLDEPTTGLDAEGRRDTWALVRRLQEGGITVLLTTHYLEEAETLADRLAIMHRGRIVTSGTTAEVTAARPSRIRFELPAGTAAGRLPLSLHAGADGPRIEIRTHRLQESLAELLRWATESGVQLIGLDARSASLEEAFLDIARSSAKTEGRTGTENENEKVAVA, from the coding sequence ATGACCCCCGACGAATTTCCCCATGAGTGCGTGATCGAGGCGGACGGTGTCCGACGCAGTTATGCGGGCGGCTTCGAGGCTGTGACCGGCGTCACCTTCTCCGTGGCACGCGGCGAGCTGTTCGCCCTGCTCGGCACGAACGGCGCCGGCAAGACCTCCACCGTCGAACTGCTCGAAGGACTGGCCCGCCCCGACGGCGGCACGGTACGGGTGCTCGGCCACGACCCCTTCGAGGAACGCGCCGCGGTCCGCCCGCGGATCGGGGTGATGCTCCAGGAGGGCGGCTTCCCCTCCGACCTGACGACCACCGAGACCGTACGGATGTGGGCGGGATGCACCAGCGGGGCCCGGCCCACCGGCGAGGCCCTGGACCTGGTGGGGCTCGGCCACCGGGCGCGCGTCCGGGTCAAGCAGCTCTCCGGCGGTGAGCGGCGGCGACTGGATCTGGCGCTGGCCCTCCTCGGCCGGCCCGAGGTGCTCTTCCTCGACGAACCGACCACCGGCCTCGACGCCGAGGGGCGGCGCGACACCTGGGCGCTGGTGCGCCGGCTCCAGGAGGGCGGCATCACCGTGCTGCTCACCACGCACTACCTGGAGGAGGCCGAGACGCTCGCCGACCGGCTGGCGATCATGCACCGGGGACGGATCGTGACCTCGGGCACCACCGCGGAGGTGACGGCCGCGCGCCCGTCCCGGATTCGGTTCGAGCTCCCCGCCGGAACCGCGGCAGGGCGGCTGCCGCTGAGTCTGCACGCCGGGGCCGACGGCCCGCGGATCGAGATCCGCACCCACCGCCTCCAGGAGTCACTGGCCGAACTCCTGCGCTGGGCAACGGAGTCGGGCGTCCAGCTGATCGGGCTCGATGCCCGGTCGGCCTCACTCGAAGAGGCGTTCCTCGACATCGCGAGGTCCTCGGCGAAGACCGAGGGCAGGACCGGAACCGAGAACGAGAACGAAAAGGTGGCTGTGGCATGA
- a CDS encoding ABC transporter permease — protein sequence MTTATTRPNTATAGAPATTVRGRLTALGRAELTLLARNRTALFVALLMPAAMVTAMRSTFEQMDLGGTGLTVAGAALTGGIGTVLIQAVYMNMVAAYVARREELVLKRLRTGEVTDGEILTGTALPAAALALAQTAVIVVAGTAFFGLGAPEHPELLLLGLVTGVVLLTALAAATSVITRTVQTAQLTTLPLFFASMMGSGLFVPLEILPDRLASVCELLPLTGVMTLVRAGWLGGAEGTELLGAALTGLVWTVLAVFAVKRWFRWDPRR from the coding sequence ATGACGACCGCGACAACGCGCCCGAACACCGCGACGGCCGGAGCCCCGGCCACGACGGTCCGCGGCCGGCTGACCGCTCTCGGACGGGCCGAGCTGACGCTGCTCGCCCGCAACAGGACGGCCCTCTTCGTCGCGCTGCTGATGCCCGCCGCCATGGTCACGGCCATGAGATCGACGTTCGAGCAGATGGATCTCGGCGGGACCGGGCTGACCGTCGCCGGCGCGGCCCTCACCGGCGGTATCGGAACGGTGCTGATCCAGGCCGTCTACATGAACATGGTCGCCGCCTACGTGGCGCGGCGCGAGGAGCTGGTCCTCAAGCGGCTGCGTACCGGCGAGGTCACCGACGGGGAGATCCTGACCGGAACCGCGCTGCCCGCGGCCGCACTGGCCCTGGCGCAGACCGCGGTGATCGTCGTGGCCGGTACCGCCTTCTTCGGCCTCGGCGCACCTGAACACCCCGAGCTGCTCCTGCTGGGGCTGGTGACGGGCGTGGTGCTGCTGACGGCGCTGGCGGCGGCCACCTCCGTGATCACCCGCACCGTGCAGACGGCTCAGCTCACGACCCTCCCGCTGTTCTTCGCCTCCATGATGGGCTCGGGGCTCTTCGTACCGCTGGAGATCCTTCCGGACCGGCTCGCGTCGGTGTGTGAGCTGCTGCCGCTGACCGGAGTGATGACACTCGTACGGGCCGGCTGGCTCGGCGGCGCCGAGGGCACCGAACTGCTGGGGGCCGCGCTGACCGGGTTGGTCTGGACCGTGCTCGCGGTGTTTGCTGTCAAGCGGTGGTTCCGCTGGGATCCGCGACGCTGA